The following proteins come from a genomic window of Halorussus halophilus:
- a CDS encoding SHOCT domain-containing protein produces MSTTDNTPSLGTLVLLAIALLVLLPALTMGFGMMGWGGMMGPGMWGYGGNVPTWMLIMGFLGPLLFLLVLVGGGYLLFKGVRSDISGNDPAIEELRTAYARGDISDEEFEERRERLQRDER; encoded by the coding sequence ATGAGTACTACAGACAACACACCAAGTTTAGGAACGCTCGTCCTCCTCGCAATCGCGCTCCTCGTCCTCCTGCCAGCCCTGACGATGGGATTCGGCATGATGGGTTGGGGTGGAATGATGGGGCCCGGAATGTGGGGCTACGGCGGGAACGTCCCGACGTGGATGCTCATCATGGGATTCCTCGGACCGCTGTTGTTCCTCCTCGTCCTCGTTGGCGGTGGCTACCTCCTGTTCAAGGGGGTTCGAAGTGACATCAGTGGCAACGACCCGGCGATAGAAGAACTCCGAACGGCGTACGCGCGCGGCGACATCTCCGACGAGGAGTTCGAAGAACGCCGAGAGCGCCTTCAGCGCGACGAACGGTGA
- the mutL gene encoding DNA mismatch repair endonuclease MutL, whose protein sequence is MSEITKLDDATIRKIAAGEVVERPASVVKELVENSVDADANRLDVTVEAGGTERIVVADDGVGMSEDAVRTAVEEHTTSKIGDIDDLESGVTTLGFRGEALHTIGAVSKTTITTKPRESGEEAGGETRATELRLEGGEVESVGPAGRPAGTTVEVTDLFYNTPARRKYLKTTATEFSHVNTVVTQYALANPDVAVSLTHDDREVFATDGRGDLQSTLLAVYGREVATSMIRVESEAREATVERASEKRAATPRAGENKASIELSGYVSNPETTRSTREYVSTYVNGRYVRSSAIREAILDAYGGQLSTERYPFAVLFLEVPGDSVDVNVHPRKMEVRFGDESAVTSAVESAVKDALLDDGLVRSSAPRGRSAPAEAQVEPEREGEGERGGDTKREDASVSEQSELESGIESRESEQSTLDDGTARAKSRTAKSGETTHVSESDETTANSSTTSSSGANRSEPGPTNASVVSEANEGLEAASGEAASESGRNETADSEVEDQTGTTTAETTDSTATASATTETTSATSAGRGDATPRKFDAPTDATTLSGETTDDPEFETLPRMQILGQLHDTYVVAETPEGLVLVDQHAADERVNYERLCEAFADDTTTQMLAEPVELELTAGEAAVFEEYRDALETLGFRGEKTDDRTVAVRTVPTVLDATLDPELLRDALGEFVSTDAGDRGETVEAVADDLLADLACYPSITGNTSLREGSVVELLAALDDCENPYACPHGRPVIIEFSESEIEDRFERDYPGHAGRRAEE, encoded by the coding sequence ATGAGCGAAATCACGAAACTGGACGACGCGACGATACGGAAAATCGCGGCGGGTGAGGTGGTCGAACGCCCCGCCTCGGTCGTCAAAGAACTGGTCGAGAACAGCGTAGACGCCGACGCGAACCGTCTCGACGTGACCGTCGAGGCAGGCGGCACCGAGCGCATCGTCGTCGCCGACGACGGCGTCGGCATGAGCGAGGACGCCGTTCGAACCGCGGTGGAGGAACACACCACGAGCAAAATCGGCGACATCGACGACCTCGAATCGGGCGTGACGACGCTGGGGTTTCGGGGGGAAGCACTCCACACCATCGGCGCGGTGTCGAAGACGACCATCACGACGAAGCCCCGAGAGAGCGGTGAGGAAGCGGGAGGAGAGACCCGCGCAACCGAACTCCGACTCGAAGGCGGCGAGGTCGAATCGGTCGGTCCTGCGGGTCGGCCCGCTGGCACGACAGTCGAAGTGACCGACCTCTTCTACAACACACCCGCACGGCGGAAGTACCTCAAGACCACGGCCACAGAGTTCTCGCACGTCAACACGGTCGTCACGCAGTACGCGCTGGCGAATCCCGACGTTGCGGTCTCGCTGACCCACGACGACCGCGAGGTGTTCGCCACCGACGGTCGGGGCGACCTGCAATCGACGCTACTCGCGGTGTACGGCCGCGAAGTGGCGACTTCGATGATTCGAGTGGAAAGCGAGGCGCGCGAGGCGACAGTCGAGCGGGCCTCGGAAAAGCGAGCGGCCACGCCGCGAGCAGGCGAAAACAAAGCCAGCATCGAACTCTCGGGCTACGTCAGCAATCCCGAGACGACCCGGAGTACCCGCGAGTACGTCTCGACGTACGTCAACGGTCGGTACGTCCGCTCGTCTGCGATTCGAGAAGCTATCCTCGACGCCTACGGCGGGCAACTCTCGACCGAACGATACCCCTTCGCAGTGCTGTTTCTAGAGGTGCCGGGCGACTCGGTTGACGTAAACGTCCATCCAAGAAAAATGGAAGTCAGATTCGGCGACGAATCGGCGGTCACCTCGGCCGTCGAATCGGCGGTGAAGGATGCACTACTCGACGACGGTCTCGTTCGCTCGTCTGCGCCGCGCGGGCGATCTGCGCCCGCAGAGGCGCAGGTCGAACCCGAACGCGAGGGGGAAGGCGAACGCGGAGGGGACACGAAACGTGAGGACGCGAGTGTGAGCGAGCAGTCCGAACTCGAATCCGGTATCGAGTCGAGGGAGTCCGAACAATCGACACTGGACGACGGCACGGCGCGCGCAAAGTCGCGCACTGCGAAGTCGGGTGAGACGACGCACGTCAGCGAGTCAGACGAGACGACAGCGAACAGTTCGACCACGAGCAGTTCGGGAGCGAATCGGTCGGAGCCGGGACCGACGAACGCTAGCGTAGTGAGCGAAGCGAACGAGGGTCTCGAAGCTGCGAGCGGCGAAGCCGCGAGCGAATCGGGCCGGAACGAGACAGCAGATTCTGAAGTGGAAGACCAAACGGGGACCACAACTGCCGAAACCACTGACAGCACCGCAACCGCGTCCGCGACCACTGAGACGACTTCCGCGACTTCGGCCGGACGTGGAGACGCCACTCCCCGGAAATTCGACGCTCCCACGGACGCCACTACCCTCTCCGGCGAAACGACCGACGACCCCGAGTTCGAGACGCTCCCACGAATGCAAATTCTCGGACAACTCCACGACACCTACGTCGTCGCCGAGACGCCCGAGGGGCTGGTACTGGTGGACCAGCACGCCGCCGACGAGCGCGTCAACTACGAGCGACTCTGCGAGGCGTTCGCCGACGACACGACGACCCAGATGCTCGCCGAACCCGTCGAGTTGGAGTTGACGGCTGGTGAGGCCGCCGTCTTCGAGGAGTACCGCGACGCGCTGGAGACGTTGGGCTTCCGTGGCGAGAAAACCGACGACAGGACTGTCGCAGTGCGAACCGTCCCGACCGTCCTCGACGCGACGCTCGACCCCGAACTACTCAGAGACGCGCTCGGCGAGTTCGTCTCGACGGACGCCGGCGACCGAGGCGAGACGGTCGAAGCCGTCGCCGACGACCTGCTGGCTGACCTCGCTTGCTACCCCTCCATCACAGGCAACACCTCGCTCCGAGAGGGCTCGGTCGTGGAACTGCTCGCCGCGCTGGACGACTGCGAGAACCCCTACGCTTGCCCGCACGGCCGCCCCGTGATTATCGAGTTCTCCGAGAGCGAAATCGAGGACCGATTCGAGCGCGACTACCCGGGTCACGCCGGGCGGCGGGCCGAAGAGTGA
- a CDS encoding PGF-CTERM sorting domain-containing protein encodes MKRLAIVLTALLLSATVVPPAMGQTSRSAYNGTHVSFETADNAVTNYTVDGAQTFSSVTVQSQSSAKSGGLLGAGTSLSAVTTLNASVVSLDARTNASATVEARNGATLTAHDNGHGILLVEPGNSSQYVLANLSNGANASAAGNSQVSVTTANGTKGTFLVVGAGNVTVNKNGDVAAKLGKDGRLVFRAYPDGKDDGDEKQEKLIADGKAKAEAYVMTEGKNTVVDTVSYGQNTTVEAKQTGAGAVNVTVDRAANEGTVVITSVSRKVMNASEDLEVRVSGEAKAAVRASTYTQLRSAVGSERSRYLVESAGSENAQADANAEILVAVNHFSKRTISMQAASPAQGTTTSDDTTTSGDETTADDSGTTNSGGDTTGEIDGSSGTIPGFTPITAVVALLAAALLARLR; translated from the coding sequence ATGAAACGACTCGCAATCGTCCTGACCGCGCTGTTGCTCAGCGCAACTGTGGTTCCCCCAGCAATGGGACAAACCTCCAGAAGTGCCTACAATGGGACGCACGTCTCGTTCGAAACCGCCGATAACGCCGTCACCAACTACACGGTCGATGGCGCACAGACGTTCAGTTCCGTGACGGTACAGTCACAAAGTAGTGCAAAGAGCGGCGGCCTGCTCGGCGCAGGCACCTCGCTGTCGGCTGTAACGACTCTCAACGCCTCAGTCGTCAGTCTCGATGCGAGGACCAACGCGAGCGCGACGGTAGAGGCCAGAAACGGCGCGACGTTGACCGCCCACGACAACGGTCACGGTATCCTCCTGGTCGAACCGGGCAACAGTTCCCAGTACGTTCTCGCCAATCTTTCGAACGGCGCGAACGCCTCCGCAGCGGGTAACTCGCAGGTCTCGGTGACGACGGCGAACGGCACGAAAGGCACCTTCCTCGTCGTCGGTGCTGGCAACGTCACGGTCAACAAGAATGGTGACGTGGCCGCGAAACTCGGAAAAGACGGCCGTCTCGTCTTCCGAGCGTACCCCGACGGTAAGGACGACGGCGACGAGAAGCAAGAGAAACTCATCGCCGACGGCAAGGCGAAAGCCGAAGCCTACGTGATGACCGAAGGCAAGAATACCGTCGTAGACACGGTGAGCTACGGACAGAACACCACTGTCGAAGCGAAGCAGACCGGAGCGGGCGCAGTGAACGTCACGGTTGACCGGGCGGCCAACGAAGGGACCGTCGTCATCACCAGCGTCTCCCGAAAGGTGATGAACGCCTCCGAAGACCTCGAAGTGCGCGTGAGCGGCGAGGCGAAGGCCGCTGTGAGGGCTTCGACCTACACTCAACTGCGCAGTGCCGTCGGGAGCGAGCGCTCGCGCTACCTGGTCGAGAGCGCCGGAAGCGAGAATGCTCAGGCCGATGCGAACGCGGAGATACTGGTCGCGGTGAACCACTTCTCGAAGCGTACCATCTCTATGCAGGCGGCGAGTCCAGCGCAAGGCACCACGACGTCCGACGACACGACGACGAGCGGTGACGAGACAACTGCCGACGACTCGGGCACGACGAATTCCGGCGGCGATACTACCGGTGAAATCGACGGCAGTAGCGGCACTATCCCCGGCTTCACGCCGATTACGGCAGTCGTCGCGCTCCTCGCGGCCGCGCTCCTCGCGCGACTGCGCTGA
- the kdgK1 gene encoding bifunctional 2-dehydro-3-deoxygluconokinase/2-dehydro-3-deoxygalactonokinase, translating to MTDLVTFGETMLRLSPSGHERLETTDSLEFRAAGAESNVAVAAQRLGADATWVSKLPDSPLGRRVTAGLRQHGVETDVVWSEEGRQGTYYLEHGGAPRGTNVIYDRSDAAVTTAEFDELPAETVRDAEVFYTCGITPALSETLEATTKELLATAQQAGTTTAFDVNYRSKLWEPNEARETLEALFPDVDVLVVAARDAREVLARDGDAAEIASSLAEEFDFETVVVTRGEAGALAHHDGEVYEQDAFETETFDPIGTGDAFVGAFLSRRLAGEDVPAALAYGAATAALKRTIPGDVAVVTPEEVERVLDESGGEISR from the coding sequence ATGACCGACCTCGTCACGTTCGGCGAGACGATGCTCCGACTCTCGCCGTCGGGCCACGAACGACTGGAGACGACCGACAGCCTCGAATTCCGTGCCGCTGGCGCGGAGAGCAACGTCGCCGTCGCCGCCCAGCGACTCGGCGCGGACGCGACGTGGGTGTCGAAACTGCCGGACTCACCTCTCGGACGACGCGTCACGGCCGGACTCCGCCAGCACGGCGTCGAGACGGACGTCGTCTGGAGCGAAGAGGGCCGACAGGGCACCTACTACCTCGAACACGGCGGCGCGCCGCGCGGAACGAACGTCATTTACGACCGGTCGGACGCCGCGGTGACGACTGCGGAGTTCGACGAACTACCCGCCGAGACGGTTCGGGACGCGGAAGTCTTCTACACTTGCGGCATCACGCCTGCACTCTCCGAGACGCTGGAGGCGACGACGAAAGAGTTGCTCGCCACCGCACAGCAGGCGGGCACGACCACTGCGTTCGACGTGAACTATCGCTCGAAGCTCTGGGAACCGAACGAAGCACGGGAGACGCTCGAAGCGTTGTTCCCCGACGTGGACGTGCTGGTCGTCGCCGCGCGGGACGCCCGCGAGGTCCTTGCACGGGACGGCGATGCCGCCGAAATCGCGTCGTCGCTCGCCGAGGAGTTCGACTTCGAGACGGTCGTCGTCACGCGCGGCGAGGCGGGCGCGCTCGCGCACCACGACGGCGAAGTCTACGAACAGGACGCCTTCGAAACCGAGACGTTCGACCCCATCGGCACCGGCGACGCCTTCGTCGGAGCGTTCCTCTCACGCAGACTCGCGGGTGAGGACGTTCCCGCCGCGCTCGCCTACGGTGCGGCGACTGCCGCCCTCAAGCGGACGATTCCGGGAGACGTGGCGGTCGTCACGCCAGAAGAGGTCGAGCGAGTGCTGGACGAGTCCGGTGGCGAAATATCTCGATAA
- a CDS encoding transcription initiation factor IIB, whose amino-acid sequence MERTRRLTEQDEETTEQEEQKGGRQQCPECDSADLVKSADGSELVCGDCGLVIEETNVDRGPEWRAFNHQERQSKSRVGAPTTNTMHDKGLTTTIDWKDKDAYGRSLSSKKRSQMHRLRKWQERIRTKDAGERNLQFALSETDRMASALGVPRSVREVASVIYRKALNEDLIRGRSIEGVATSALYAACRKEGIPRSLEEVSGVSRVDRKEIGRTYRYVSQELGLEMKPVDPKKYVPRFCSELELGEEVQAKANEIIETTAEKGLLSGKSPTGYAAAAIYASSLLCNAKKTQREVAEVAQVTEVTIRNRYQEQIEAMGIHE is encoded by the coding sequence ATGGAGAGAACTCGTCGGCTGACCGAACAAGACGAAGAAACAACCGAGCAAGAAGAGCAGAAAGGTGGCCGACAACAGTGCCCCGAATGTGACTCTGCAGACCTGGTCAAGAGCGCGGACGGAAGCGAACTCGTCTGTGGCGACTGCGGCCTCGTCATCGAGGAGACGAACGTGGACCGCGGGCCGGAGTGGCGAGCGTTCAACCACCAAGAACGCCAATCGAAGTCCCGTGTGGGCGCGCCGACGACGAACACGATGCACGACAAGGGCCTGACCACCACCATCGACTGGAAGGACAAGGACGCCTACGGTCGGTCGCTCTCTTCGAAGAAGCGCAGTCAGATGCACCGACTGCGCAAGTGGCAGGAGCGTATCCGAACCAAGGACGCGGGCGAGCGCAATCTCCAGTTCGCCCTTTCAGAGACCGACCGCATGGCGAGCGCACTCGGTGTGCCGCGCTCGGTACGCGAGGTCGCCAGCGTCATCTACCGTAAGGCGCTCAACGAGGACCTGATTCGCGGCCGTTCCATCGAGGGTGTGGCTACCTCGGCACTGTACGCGGCCTGCCGCAAAGAGGGAATCCCGCGCAGTCTCGAAGAAGTATCCGGCGTCTCGCGTGTAGACCGCAAGGAAATCGGCCGCACCTACCGCTACGTCTCCCAAGAACTCGGCTTGGAGATGAAACCGGTAGACCCCAAGAAGTACGTCCCCCGATTCTGCTCGGAACTCGAACTCGGCGAGGAAGTACAGGCGAAGGCCAACGAAATCATCGAGACCACCGCCGAGAAAGGACTGCTCTCTGGCAAGTCCCCGACCGGCTACGCCGCCGCCGCGATTTACGCCTCCTCGCTGCTCTGCAACGCGAAGAAGACTCAGCGAGAGGTCGCGGAAGTCGCGCAGGTGACGGAAGTCACCATCCGGAACCGGTATCAAGAACAGATCGAAGCGATGGGCATCCACGAGTAG
- a CDS encoding dihydrolipoyl dehydrogenase family protein, translating to MTHVVIIGAYGSAGVAVAQDLADEDDMELTLVDDGQPGGGLCILRGCMPSKEVLSAGEHKFQARHDHRVEGVPDVNLEEVVATKDEHVQNFAKHRRAAVHDLAERENVEFLHQTGRFVDDHTVAVGEREIEADYVVVATGSTVNVPDLPGIEEVEYMTSADVLDATEFPDSGVVMGFGYVGLELVPYLSEAAEMDVTVIEHDDYPLDEGDAEFSETMLDLYREEFGVEVLTNTDEQSVEQTNDGGVRLHVERDDTEEAIEADQLFLFTGRRPAIDGLGLENTPLEPESGWVTDTMQARDDERVFVVGDVNGREPILHVAKEQGFKAAENVLAHRSGKELEPYQNIHHHVIFSGLGVYPFARVGVSEDAVRATDRDYVAVSREASTDGVFKTKAVPEGLAKLVVDADDGTVLGYQGLHYHADVMAKTMQVLVENEVDIREVPDRAYHPTTPEILDGLFREAKAELE from the coding sequence ATGACTCACGTCGTGATTATCGGGGCCTACGGGAGCGCCGGAGTCGCAGTCGCCCAAGACCTCGCCGACGAGGACGACATGGAACTGACGCTGGTAGACGACGGCCAACCGGGCGGTGGTCTCTGCATCCTCCGCGGCTGCATGCCCTCGAAAGAGGTGCTGTCCGCAGGAGAACACAAATTTCAGGCGCGCCACGACCACCGCGTGGAAGGCGTCCCGGACGTGAATTTGGAGGAGGTTGTGGCGACCAAAGACGAGCACGTCCAGAACTTCGCCAAGCATCGCCGCGCCGCCGTTCACGACCTCGCGGAGCGCGAGAACGTCGAGTTCCTCCACCAGACGGGACGGTTCGTAGACGACCACACGGTCGCAGTCGGTGAGCGAGAAATCGAGGCCGACTACGTGGTCGTCGCCACGGGTTCGACGGTCAACGTGCCCGACTTGCCAGGAATCGAGGAAGTCGAATACATGACCAGTGCAGACGTACTCGATGCCACGGAGTTCCCCGACTCGGGCGTCGTGATGGGCTTCGGCTACGTCGGCTTGGAGTTGGTGCCGTACCTCAGCGAAGCCGCCGAGATGGACGTGACCGTAATCGAACACGACGACTACCCGCTAGACGAGGGCGACGCGGAGTTCAGCGAGACGATGCTCGACCTCTACCGCGAGGAGTTCGGCGTCGAGGTGCTGACTAACACGGACGAGCAGTCGGTCGAGCAGACGAACGACGGCGGCGTTCGCCTGCACGTCGAGCGTGACGATACAGAAGAAGCAATCGAAGCCGACCAACTGTTCCTCTTCACCGGCCGCCGCCCAGCAATCGACGGACTCGGACTGGAGAACACGCCGCTCGAACCGGAGTCGGGGTGGGTGACTGACACCATGCAGGCCCGCGACGACGAGCGCGTGTTCGTCGTCGGCGACGTGAACGGCCGCGAACCGATTCTGCACGTCGCCAAAGAGCAGGGGTTCAAAGCCGCGGAGAACGTTCTCGCTCATCGTTCCGGGAAGGAGTTGGAACCCTACCAGAACATCCACCACCACGTCATCTTCTCGGGTCTCGGCGTCTACCCGTTCGCGCGCGTCGGCGTCTCGGAGGATGCAGTTCGGGCGACAGACCGCGACTACGTCGCCGTCTCCCGAGAAGCCAGCACCGACGGCGTCTTCAAGACGAAGGCCGTTCCGGAGGGGCTAGCGAAGTTAGTCGTCGATGCGGACGACGGCACGGTGCTGGGGTATCAGGGCCTGCACTACCACGCCGACGTGATGGCGAAGACGATGCAGGTGCTGGTCGAAAACGAGGTAGATATTCGCGAAGTGCCAGACCGCGCC